In Synchiropus splendidus isolate RoL2022-P1 chromosome 15, RoL_Sspl_1.0, whole genome shotgun sequence, the genomic stretch AGCAAAAATATGTGCAATAAAACTAACACTATTGTTTTTTAGTGAAAGCGGCATGACGCCTTCAGGATCAGGAGACTGGTTAGAGAAGGAATTAAGAAGTAACGATCCACTTGGTTCTGTTTTAAGTTGGTGCCAGGATGAGCGATGCAGCGACGCGTTCGGATCATCCATCACTGTTCATGTGAGGACGGAAGAGAGCAGCGCTTCATCAGCGGTGGTGATGAGGATGGTGGAATCACAGTGTTTAATATTGATGCAAAGAAGTGGAAACTAAAGACGAATGTCAGCCAAAGTCCACGCGCAAGGACACCGCTGCAGGAGCTTTGAACAGGACAGGCAGTCACCACGGTAACAGAGGGAAAAACACGAGGCGACATTGCTATGGCATTTGCTAAATACATGCGCCATCGCTGTTTATCACTGAAGTGTCTGGGATATCTTTGCCTCCTAAAACAAATGTGAGCTTACAAGTGTCGTTTTAATATCTGATTAGTGGCACCAAAGAACGTCCAggttttgattcattcattgctCCATCGTTGTCTTGCTACCATCTTTAAACGACATATATATTTACTGTACTCGCCTatgcaaaaaaaagtgactcaAAACGATTCTGATCAAGTCACCTTAGTAACCCTTGAAAGTACTGAAGTTGTAGCGCTGCAGTGTAATTCTCATTGTCCGTCAACAGGGGGCGCACCAGTGCTATCCCTGCGCATTTGATACCGTGGTTATAGTTTCTCACGAATTATTTCTGTAGCAAAAAAGACAAGGCTTCCgatcatttttatatatttacctCGATTTATAATTACTGTATTGTTAAAATTATAGGTAACAGATGAATTGATATGTTATATTCAATGcgttaaataaattaaaatcttTTAAAAACACGCATTGCTCTCTCTGAGAGAAATAATTCTACATCAAATGAAAGCCCGTTTGGTCCATGCTGTCAGTGGTACCCGGAAGTGAGTCgcgctgttttgttttggtggttTCGCTGTTTGACTACAGGAGGAGACGGGGGAGCAGGAGGTCCCGGCTGGGGAGCCGTTCCATAAATGGGGAGAGATACATCGGTGATGGAAGATGAGGGACCGATGACTGACAAGTGCAAAATGCCGAGTTTTATCCGCTCCTTCGATCAGGGCCGAGCGAGAGTGTCCCGCAGTCAAACTTCCCTCTCGGACACTAAAGTTGACAGGTCGGTTGACGGTCCGATCCGCCGTGTCTCTCGAGTCAACTCCCGGCTGTCGCTGGACGAAGGAGCCGGGGAGTCCGGGGGGAGCGGCGGCTCGGAGAAGGATGCGGagagtaacaacaacaacaactgcaacagcgcaggaggagagaggcggAGGTCGAGTGCCGTTGAGATTTTAATGAGAAATTTTGGGGTTACAAAGCCTCCCTCTCTGCGTTTAGGGGGTAGCGGTCGTCTTCAGAGTGGCGAGGTAACAGAGAGCCCCGACAAAAGCGCCTCTGATGTCAGAGCAGGTGACGAGTGTCAAAAGTCGCACCAGGAAACGGGCGACGCGGTGACAGAAAACGAGTCGACATCGACCGAGTTACCTACTTCGACTGGCCAAAGAGTTGGATCAAATCAGCTTAAAGCCAAATTTCACCATGACTGTGACAGTTTGAGTCTGGATGAGACGAACAGTGTTAAAGAAGATGTCTATTGCAGCGTTTATTGCATCGCTGACGACAGTCGCCGACAGAGCGTTGAAATCACCGCCTGCCATGATGAGACAGTTGCTGAAGGAGCTCAGGAACTCGCTTCGGAAACCAAACAGGTCGCGGGTTCCAGTCCTGCACCAGTGCCATACACTCTGGATGACTTAATGGATTCTGTTGGGGACATGACCCACTGGTGGCCCCTGGAGGGGAACGGGGAAGAGGAGGCGGTGCAGATTTGCCGGGTGTGCCTGGAAGAGAAAACAATCGCGCCTCTGCCCTGCTGCAGAAAGGCCCTGTGTGAGGATTGTGTGCGGCTCTACGTCAGCTCACAGGTGGGTGTCCGCGCGTGCAGGGTGGGCTGCTGTGCTCTGTTTATCTCCCGCTAGTTCAAACGCTTCTACAGCGTCATTTCCAGCAAAACTCTGGAAAATCACCTCATACCCACAGGAAGTATCAGGTGTTTTGATCGCGTCTTTTAGATGGGAAACCTGCCTCAAAACAGCGTGGTTGTTTCCCGTCTTCTTGCCACAACATACTGGACACTTATTCATATACTTCGAGGGATTTTTAAAGACACCTGTCCCTTTATAACTATTCGCAGCATTCATGGAACTGAAATGACCTAAAACAACCATAATACaccaaacaaaaatgtcatgCGCCACATAAACGTGAATAAAATCTCTACcgctgttttttttgtaaatgtactATAACAAgtctttatatatttaaaaaaaaaaaaaaaaaaaaaacacctcaaatAGCTCTTAAGTGATTCTCACTGTTGTGAGgatacatttgttttgaatttccTGCTGACTTTACTGGAAGCCTCTGCTCCTGACTGTTGTTTGGTTGGATTAAATCACCAAATGTAGACCGTCTCCAAACCATTTCATTGAGGATCAAGCCTTGCGTGTTCACTGCTGTGTTGCTCAAGTGTAAGGCACCACCTAGCAACTTGCCGGTAACAGCTTGGTGCCAGATACCACAGTGCCCTCAGAGGTTTGAGCTTAGCCGCAATTGTTCAGGGTGGATGAAGTGGCTCAACATGACTCACACAGTGTAGCGGTCGAAATCTTACAAGAGCTGCTTCAGACTCTCCTTGAGTCAGAACAGTGAGAGACTCCCTtcagccatgtttttgttcactTGCGAGCCTCTTCACTATCATCtttaaagtttgttttctgTAATCTTCCCACTTTTCTAATCGTCATCCACATCCCTGCCTCTCTTTCCGCGGTCGCTGCTGAGTGTGAATAATCCGTTTTGACATGACACAGTTTATCACCCAGAGagagtctgtctctctcttATCTGCAGTTATCGCTGTTATGATAAGACGTTTGAATAATCACACAGACTCCCTGTTATGTGCGATGGGATTAAGATAAgatgcatatttatttttttttaaaggaagtgGTTTGATTAACAATAAGAAGTAATTGATGTCAGCTTTGTGTTACAATGATATTGTGCAGTTTGTGTTCCTCTGATCTGGGCTTGTCACACCATTCTATTCAGTCTAATCTCACCTGAACGGTGCATTGACGTGGTGCATTCCAAAAATGGAGATAACTCTAGAGCAGTACGTTTTCTAGACTTCTCAACTTCAACCTCACATAGTAATTTTACTCACTCACTGAGGCACACTGTCTCCTTCTCCCTCACCATCTCACCCTGCCAAATACAACACCAAAATACCCAGTAAGACTGAACATAACAATGTTCTTCAGGCCCAAGCTTTGCAGAGACTACTGAACAATATCATGTATTAATTTCCGACCATCTAAATTACtgcttttatttcttattttttcttgttttttacaCTGAGTTAGTGAGCACACGCACTAACGTGTGTATTGGTGAAGAGGCATTTGGTCCATTACTCATATCCTGCCTGACCAGTCTGACATCACCGTGTGTTTGTTATGACGACAAGACTTATCAACAACAACACTGTCTGGAAGCtgtcatttttcttcatatttctgCAGTGTGGTGAGCGCACACGCGTTCTGCGCGGAGATGGTGGTGGGTGTTACATTGGAGCTGGATGCCTTTGTTCTGGCTCTCACATGCTCCTGGCTCTGGTGTCAGCCCAACTGGTTTCTCTGGCTTTGGTGGATTTAGAGAGGGTTAGTGATGAGGAAGGGACAAAACTAGAGTAGTGCCctgagaggaagagggaagTGACAAAGTGCAGACAAAAGTCAGGTGAAAACAAGAGCTATTCAGGGCAGAGACGGTATGTGCACAACGCATGATAGAATCTGAGAGCAGCATTCTCTTTGAATTGATAAAGAAAGGTATGATGATGGGTCACCACGTACCATGAGATGAATAGAGAAAAGCTGTTTATCGTTTAATGCATTGTCGCGTTCTATTCTGGAggagccatttttgtttttgcaaaaatataaaaaatgcacGAATGTACATGTATGTAATAATGCAAATACATGTATTCCCATATACACAGATGCCATTGTTGTGCTGAAATTAAAATTTCCAAAATGTCACCTGTCGGTGTGGGAGAGAAATAAATTTGACTGTATTTTTTCACTGCTTTCAGATTCCAAGCTTCTCAGGTTTGTTCCTcatccaaaaaaatgttttctgtttagGTGCGAGTTGCCAAAGCTTATATCCACTGCCCCATACCGGAGTGCAGCGGCTTTTTGGAAGACCAACTGGTGATCGCCCATCTGAGCAAGGAAGACGTGGCCAAATACCGCTACTTTCTGGAGCTGAGTCGGCTGGATTCCAGCACCAAGCCCTGTCCCCAGTGCAGCCAGTTCACCTCTCTGGACAAGCACAACCTGAACCGCTCTGAGCACAGATAcaaggtgaggatgatgatgattgttACTATCTTTAATCCCTCCATCATGTTTGACAGTGAGATGGTTTTAGCAACTGTTCAGTAGCGCTAGATCCACTTGTAAACGCTTGGATTTGGTCTTATTGCCCTACTCTGGTGAGCTGCAACAAGCCACTAGTTCTCAGTTTGTCTCCTTCTTCTGAGCCATGACTATGCACAAACCAACTTCTGACAGCTCTTTCCAAACAATCCGGGTAGACCTTTGGATTTTCTCATTGATTGCAGCGGCTAGCTGTTGTTTGCTGAGGTACGAATCATTTCAGTCACTTTTTGGTCCGTTAACCTTGTATACATTATGGTATTGTCTGCAAGAAAACACTTGAGGTTTAAATAAAGATTCTGCAACTTCATGtggatttatttatgaaattgaaagaaCCCCAAAATAATCTTCTGTTGCCGACTGATAATGTTGAAATCGAAACATCAGCTGTTTGGCAATCGGCTCTCACAGGTCAGACTGAAAATAACTGTCACGGGGATCTCTAGGTGTTTTGAATGTTGACTCATTCACTATCTTGGCTGATAAAGAAATAAGTCGATGCTAATTTGGGATGCTCAGCCTTCTTGGGGGTCAACATCATTTCTTTCATGTTCTGTATTAATCTGCACAACATCTGAATAACTCGTCATGTACTCTAGAAATGCAAAGACATTGAAACATCTACCTTCTTCTGGAATATCTCACTTCAATTTCAAAATAGATGCCTGAGCTCGGTGCTTGACCTCTGTGGGCGGCATTTTCAGGGGTTAAAGGATTTTCACgttatatttaattttactgACTCTGTGAAGCAAAACCACTTAAACAATAACGTGAATCACCTTGCTTGAGGCCTCATTTAAGGTGAATCACCCAAAAGCTCCAACCTTTGTCACCATCTGAgcttatttaaatacatttactaTTTAACCCTTCAGGTTATTGGCGAATCTTGTGGTCAATTTGATCATTTTTAAGAGATTTTATAGCTGTGATCAGTCAGGTTTCCTAATGTCTGCTGTCCTGTTTGTGATCTATAGATCCAGTGTAGCAACTGCCAGTTTGTGTGGTGTTTCAAATGCCACGCTCCCTGGCACAACGGCATCAAATGCCGCGACTACAGAAAAGGCGACAAACTACTGAGGAACTGGGCCAGTGTCATCGAGCATGGACAGAGAAACGCACAGAAATGTCCAAAGTGCAAggtaagcaaaaaaaaaagaaagaaaaacaagcaaaagagCACTGTTCTGTTCATtaataacaaacaaataacCAAGGATAAAAGTATGTAAGGGCACAgtacaataaacaaaataaaataaaatagagggTTCTAGAATTCTCCACTGGCACTGCAGTGCTGACTAAACATAAACCCTCAAGGACAGAATGAATCCCTCAACCATCTCTGCATCAATATTGACTTCCCACACGAGCATCACTCCCACGCCCCGTGGGTGCTGCTGCACCCCCACATCAGCTCAGATGCATGCTTGCTTTGGTGGAATGACTGCATGTACAGTAGCTCGCTCTCATCCCACGGAAGCACAGGAGCTCTGCTTGGTGTCACCTGCGCGGCAGGTTTAGAGTCACCTGTGAGCACAACACAGAACTCTCACTCGCAGTATGACGACAGCAGCCGCGAGGAAGTGCTTCCACTGGTGCAACTCGGATGACAGTCTGTGATTGTTTTTAAACCGTCCATATAAACACATTTAGCTTAGCtcttcttgtttttaaaatgtttttctgggTTTATTTTACTGCCTTTCCCTTGTGTGAATTAATGTGGATATGTGTGGATAGTGCTGTATAATGGGGATGTTTAAgcaattaaacattttaaaatggtgtTTTAATGACAACAAGACCTTTTTCCAGAAGTGTAAACATCAGGCTTTTGCCAAATTTCAATGACTTCCAACCTTTTTGTTAAAAGATGGCATTTTGTCCACACTTTTCATGGACTTAAAACATACAATCATgcaaacagcaaaacatttaaacaaaatatttttatttttatttttatttttatttttatttccttggGCTAGTCTTGTCTTACAGTACACTCACGGACATATAAATTTATACTGAgcatttattgcatttatttcgTTTCACTACTTAAAATAAAAGCCTCTTGATCCACCGGGGCTCTGAAAGTGGTTGCTAAGTATGGGAGAATGTAATGGTAACATCACtcgtgaacaacaacaacaaataaatcaatgacGGATTATAGAACAAGAGCATTCCAAATAGCTACAGCAGGACAGCTCCAAACCAAACTACTGCTGCATCTTAAAGACACGGCCGCAGCTCTATTCCCCCGTCACCATCCTCATTAGTCTTCACAATATCGAATTAAACCAGCAGAAATTAAGCGAATTACcggtgtgtgtatgtatatgagGAGAAAGTCTGCGCACCAGTCTGCTCCGGAGGAAAAACGACACGACTGTGTTTGAACCAACAGTCATGCtgtggaggatgaagaagataaTGTGGAGTTttaagcagcagctgaggtccATTAGCTGGTGttgcatgaatatttcatgctgCACActgcaaaataaagcaaatgcTTCTTGGACATCACTGTGTGTCACTTTTATATAGAGATGTGGTGGtcagcattttttaatttcaagaTTATAAAGCACTTTATAGATGTTTTAGTGGTGTAATGGAGTAAAACCTGTGTTTAAATTATATTCATTTGATGAAGATACTTTTCATGGTATTACAATGAGTAACAGTGAAGCGGTAAATGGTGATTAAGCTAAAGCGTTAGCTGCCTCACCAAGTGGGATTTTGTTTACTCACACCCACTTTTGCTACTTCTGGATCTGCATCatactttcatgttttgcagtccgTCTTAGCTGCCGTGATTTTCGGCTGCATTACATGTAGGGCTGTCAATGTTTCAAAtttttaatcgcgattaatcgcactCGCACAggtgagttaacttgcgatGAGCAGCAAGTtactcacacattttgtgtctgttctaatTGCGACTTAAAAGaggattttatcaacacaaggctgatttatttgccattaatcgcgagttaactcggcttcagtgcgattaattgagaataaacttttaatctattgacagcccttgTTTCAGGACATGATTTGCACCAGCTGTTTTCTCAGCGGCTTCATCAACATTAAACGCTGTTTTCTCTAGATCCACATCCAGCGAACTGAAGGGTGCGATCACATGACCTGTACACAGTGCAATACCAACTTCTGTTACCGCTGCGGGGAGCGTTACAGACACCTCAGGTTGGTTCCACTTCAAGTGTTCCTCCTTGGGCTTGTTTGTCATGCTTTATCCCCTTGGTCCCCCTGTTCTCACGGCAGGTTTTTCGGGGACCACACATCCAACTTGAGCGTGTTTGGTTGCAAATACCGCTACCTTCCCGATAGACCTCACCTGAGGAGACTGATTCGAGGCTCGGTTTGTGGTAAGATGGAGTTGATGTTTGCGTTTGTGCTGTAAAACTTCCTACCATCATCAGTATTCACCTCTAATCCTGCTGTCTCTGCAATATGTTATGCATAACACACTCTCCAAGAAGTGCGTTTTCACTGCATCAACAAAAACTGGAGGTGGAATATTCCAAAGCTGTGATCTTGTTTTGGTCAGGAACCAAGTTGCTGATGGCCCCTGTGGTCATTCTTGTGGTCATCGTGCTGGGAGCGCTGGCAGCAGTCATTGGTATGTCACCTTTTACCATTTCTTTCCCTGCTCTTAATCTAAATACTGCGTCCTGACTGAACAGCAGTATGAAAACTTTAACTAAATATCTCACTGATAATATGAATATGTTGCAAACACATGATCTAAGAATCTTTATTAtttcttcaaatgtttttttctgcttttaagACTATACTGTGATAATCTCAGCCAAATTTCATGACACATTTGGGATTAATAGcaagaaaatattaataacagcAAGTCTAAAACAGAAATGTGTGTCATTTCAAATATGTAGCTTGTTCAGGAGAAATATGGTGGAATGCTGCGCTGCAGTCaccatttattttggtttctcaGTAAGACTGAATCGCTGCCCGCTAGCATGCTGTGAtgactcatttgttttcatcacaaATTATTTATCCCTTCTGTCCCTCTCCACCTCTCATTCTTACTCCAGTCATATGTTGAAACAGTTGGCCTGCAAAATAATTATAAGCGACTGACTGTCTGGGACAGAAAGCATAGGtgtatattgtatttattttcttcaagttATGTTGATAACGTCATCGTGGGGTTATAATAATGCATGAAAGGCGATGAAGATAGTCGCAGAACATGTAAATTTAAAACCTGAAATTGGTTAGAAGAGACACGAGCAATGGCACACATAAGGAGCAGGGAGACAATAACTGAGGTGCAAAAACACCAGCTGACGTTCTTTTGTGGCAATGCTAGCTGACATCCCTTAAGGCTCTTGCAGATCCATAAATGTGCCTTTGGGAACAACAAGAGATTAATTTTGTTGTGACATCTGCAGAAGTAACATACATTTATGGATACACTCATCCAGTATTCAGAATATTCACACTTATGCAGCCTATCTTGAAGTGCTTTCGGTGTGTTAGAAACTTCAATGAGCAAGGTTGTGTTTGCAGGTTTGGTGGCTTTCCCGGTCTACTATGTGTgtaagaggaggaagaagcaaCATACGCAGGGGTCTGGACGCTGGATCTGAGGCCTCCATGACACCAGTAAAAACTTCTGAAGTCATCTTGTTCTCAGGGACACGCACAGGTCACACAACAAATTGATTCCGTGTTTTCACTTGGCTCAGTTTAGGCGCTGGGAAATCACCTATCACATGGTTACATGAATATCTAAAGCGCATCAGAAACTCACACCAAAGAGCCTCTCCTTGCAAATGTTGTTACTGTACAATACAGAAGGAGTTGCAGATCATGTTGCTGTTTTCAACACACAGAATGCAAACAGTAGAAAACATGATGTCTCACTGCAGTGAGTCTTCAACCTAGCTCTGATGCCGTGTTGCTAGTCAAGTTAAGGAGCTCCTGAATAGTGTTCGCATGATGTAGTCAAAGTAAGCAGCCGATAGCCATGTTATTTTTCACCATCATATCCAAGACACTGAATGTTTGATAAGTGCTCTCCCCGACGGCCATCTCCAATTCCAgagttcatttttttaactctCATTCCAGAGTTCACCTCAATCTCAATATCTTTTTGTTGGTGCTTTGACTCTATCCTCTACTTCCTAACGGCTGCATGTGTTCGTTGGCCGTCGTCCCTCATATTTGCGtcacagattttaaaaaaaggaaaagaaaagcctCATTAATGGTTGTTCCTGGTGGgtccaaacaaaacaattgaGTTGGATCCACTACACTGGAGGGAAAATCCTGTTGTTCAGCTCATTGTTTCAAAATTCCAGTCAAGTAAGCGGCATGCGCTTCTGTAGAAAATTGCTCACCAATGACGCTGAGTGACTAATTCTACCATGTTAAGTTATGCAGTCAGAGGAGAAGCAAGAAGAGTGAGTTATCACCAGTTTTAAGCATCAAATGTCTCACAGAAACTTACAGTAGAgctttaatttttgtttttaagactcataaaaagtaaaaaataaaaaaatggtgaaGTTTAAAGAATTGAGCCTATGAACCTTTTAAGGATCAGGAAGTGACAATGACCAtgtaggactttttttttcctgttagagctgattttatttttttcaaagcgACCATGAAAGGATTGCAAAGCCACTGCATTACAGCTTGTGTTTAGCAGGAGGaattatttcacttcatttttaaagtggACTTCAAATAACTTCCTAACAAGTTTGAACTTCCTCTTTCTTTGCTGAGCTGCATCACTTTCTATTTCGCCTCTTACTGGAAGTCACTCTGCTGTGTGGCTTTCCAAAAAGGGAAGCGTATGGCTGTTCATGGTCTGATTTTACAGGTTAAGGAAAAACATCCAGCCGTAAATTTACATGTCGAAATCAAAAAGAGTCACATATTTTCTGACTAGCATTGACTTTATTGTTGTTTTAAGAACAGCATTAGAGTGAgattgttttctattttaccTTATTTTCTTccccaacacaaaaaaaacattttaggcaCAGTCAAAAGGAAAGGGGAAGtgatgtgtggaactggataATATAAACAGAAATGAGGTGAAAATTAATGTATTCCAGGAGGGATTTTAATGAGAAAGGCTTGAAAAAATGTATAAGTCAAGATGTAGGTAAGAGGTTTTCTCTCCGACATATAACTTCCTCCTTTTTTTGGAACGTCACACACTGAATCCCTGCACTTTATTTCCCTGTAATTTGTCATCTTTCCTGTTTGTTCCCTTCCACAGAGGTCTTTCCCTCTGGTTGTAGGTCAGAGCCATTATCTTTCATGTCAAAACCTCATCTGCCTCAGGGGCTTTCTTTGGCTCCTGTGGTGGACTTGAGCTCATAGGTCACTCTCATAACAAATGCTCTGGAGATGGTTAAATCAATATTGCTCATTTGTGTATCCAGACAATGACCAATGAAGAtctttttctttaaatacaGTTATAAAGCAAACGTTTTGGTTAGTTGTATGTCTCCTGGATCCAACTTTCAAAGCTCCTGCAGCATTCTTTTCTGCTTAAACTGGTCTCTTTTCTGGCCTTAAATGGttcaggaaataaaataatgaggCATTTGCTaagaaaaattatatatattatatatatcaaAGCCACCACTGACAAAGAGTTGTGATTTATTGATAGAATCTGATGCAGCAAATCGGATCAAAACTCACAATGTTTGTTGCTTGAGGTCGGAGGAGTGAAGTTGTACACAACCTCAAGTCAGTGCCATGTTCTTTCcttcttgtttatttcatcATGACTTCAGAATCTTATTTGTCGGAGCACTCACTTAGGCCGACCTCACTGTCAAGAATTAGAAAAGGCCTGATTGTTAAAGTCCACACTGGACTGGCTGCGTCATGATGCTGCCGCGGCAACAATGATGGCAGCCACAGCTGGCAACCATCTGAGCTGTATTCAGAATCAGATACATTTTGTCTTCGAGGAATCCATATATTTTTCAGAAATGTATTGTTCTCTTtgcattaaaaatatttgtaaaaaatgTACCCCACATAGCCACATTTGGAAAGATGTGTCATTGTTTTAGGTGCACAAAAGGCTGAACAGCTTCATGTTCAGAATAAATACTCCAAACTAGTGAACTGATGTCAGTCCCTACTAGCCAAACTGAGAAAGATGCTAAATAAACTCTGCAAGGAATGATCCTGATGTTATATCATACCAGGATGCTAATAAGGATGTGCAATGCAAATAAACAAGACAGTCGTGCGGTGAAGGAGTGAAGGCCTGATAGGATCACGAGATAGccttaacattatgaccgccttCCATTTAGGATGCACACAAGTTGAAGGATATTCCGGTTCACCCATAGTCGGTCCCTGTTATAGGTGGTCTAAGGAAGGAAAACGGAGACAGTAATGTGAGGTCAAAGTTCATCGATGCCTTTGGGTCCCA encodes the following:
- the rnf217 gene encoding probable E3 ubiquitin-protein ligase RNF217 is translated as MGRDTSVMEDEGPMTDKCKMPSFIRSFDQGRARVSRSQTSLSDTKVDRSVDGPIRRVSRVNSRLSLDEGAGESGGSGGSEKDAESNNNNNCNSAGGERRRSSAVEILMRNFGVTKPPSLRLGGSGRLQSGEVTESPDKSASDVRAGDECQKSHQETGDAVTENESTSTELPTSTGQRVGSNQLKAKFHHDCDSLSLDETNSVKEDVYCSVYCIADDSRRQSVEITACHDETVAEGAQELASETKQVAGSSPAPVPYTLDDLMDSVGDMTHWWPLEGNGEEEAVQICRVCLEEKTIAPLPCCRKALCEDCVRLYVSSQVRVAKAYIHCPIPECSGFLEDQLVIAHLSKEDVAKYRYFLELSRLDSSTKPCPQCSQFTSLDKHNLNRSEHRYKIQCSNCQFVWCFKCHAPWHNGIKCRDYRKGDKLLRNWASVIEHGQRNAQKCPKCKIHIQRTEGCDHMTCTQCNTNFCYRCGERYRHLRFFGDHTSNLSVFGCKYRYLPDRPHLRRLIRGSVCGTKLLMAPVVILVVIVLGALAAVIGLVAFPVYYVCKRRKKQHTQGSGRWI